In one window of Thiobacillus sp. DNA:
- a CDS encoding Rieske 2Fe-2S domain-containing protein, whose protein sequence is MSDALNYLVQVRGDALGHYFKFLKDTGKHLDPKTRDLISVITKVHSQTEAGLRQYLMRALRNGCTPMEVLDALLMAFPALGLAKIVWATEVILEMGIPEFSPELIASTPQWRDVMAEADIADGEVQRIETATRTVFVYREGGSFKVYDSHCPHQVTNIPHLALEGKTLTCPKHHWKFDITTGACIEKGKHPMKAFDTRVEDGRLLAFW, encoded by the coding sequence TTACTTCAAGTTCCTCAAGGACACGGGCAAGCACCTGGACCCCAAGACCCGGGACCTGATCTCGGTGATCACCAAGGTCCACTCCCAGACCGAGGCGGGCCTCAGGCAATACCTCATGCGGGCCCTGCGGAACGGCTGCACCCCCATGGAGGTGCTGGATGCCCTGCTCATGGCCTTCCCCGCCCTGGGGCTGGCCAAGATCGTCTGGGCCACGGAAGTGATCCTGGAGATGGGCATTCCCGAGTTCTCCCCGGAACTCATCGCCAGCACCCCCCAGTGGCGGGACGTGATGGCCGAGGCGGACATCGCCGACGGCGAGGTGCAGCGCATTGAAACCGCCACCCGCACCGTGTTCGTGTACCGGGAAGGCGGCAGCTTCAAGGTCTACGACTCCCACTGCCCCCACCAGGTCACCAACATTCCCCACCTGGCCCTGGAAGGCAAGACCCTCACCTGCCCCAAGCACCACTGGAAGTTCGACATTACCACCGGCGCCTGCATCGAGAAGGGCAAGCACCCCATGAAGGCGTTCGACACCAGGGTGGAAGACGGGCGCTTGCTGGCCTTTTGGTAG
- a CDS encoding fumarylacetoacetate hydrolase family protein, with translation MPRLVTATALLVEAHQGRHPVRVSPDEGPADPRESYAVQAQVWHALAGSARPTAWKVGAPRIDAEPLAAPVLPERLCPGCGRLPREMFTSVAVEAEIAVRFGRALPARQTPYSRQEILDAIESLHVAMELVDARLADPEAAGPNWRLADNLLNGALVIGDALPGWREIDWSSREVTLEADGRVLDRRTCGAPLNDLFHCLSWWLSHAGGARPGDIVTTGAWSGAHPAGSAARLSATFSGLGMALVEIVT, from the coding sequence ATGCCCCGGTTAGTCACCGCCACCGCCCTGCTGGTCGAGGCCCACCAGGGCCGCCACCCAGTGCGCGTCAGCCCGGACGAAGGCCCCGCCGACCCCCGGGAGAGCTACGCCGTCCAGGCCCAGGTCTGGCATGCCCTCGCGGGTTCCGCCCGCCCCACGGCCTGGAAGGTGGGCGCGCCCCGCATCGATGCCGAGCCCCTGGCCGCACCGGTATTGCCGGAACGGCTGTGCCCGGGCTGCGGGCGGCTGCCCCGGGAAATGTTTACGTCCGTCGCCGTGGAAGCGGAAATCGCCGTCCGCTTCGGCAGGGCACTACCCGCGCGTCAGACGCCCTACTCAAGGCAGGAAATCCTGGACGCCATTGAAAGTCTCCATGTCGCCATGGAACTGGTGGACGCCCGGCTCGCCGACCCGGAGGCCGCCGGCCCTAACTGGCGGCTTGCCGACAACCTGCTCAACGGCGCCCTGGTCATCGGGGACGCCCTGCCCGGCTGGCGTGAAATCGACTGGTCGTCCCGGGAGGTCACGCTGGAGGCCGACGGGCGGGTACTGGACCGCCGCACCTGCGGGGCGCCGCTGAACGACCTGTTCCATTGCCTGTCCTGGTGGCTTTCCCACGCCGGGGGTGCCAGGCCGGGCGACATCGTGACCACCGGCGCCTGGAGCGGCGCCCATCCGGCAGGCAGTGCGGCACGCCTGTCCGCCACGTTTTCCGGGCTGGGGATGGCGCTGGTGGAGATCGTTACCTGA
- a CDS encoding alkylphosphonate utilization protein: MTALPQCPRCGSELTYEDGQMFVCPECAHEWPRQAAEASTDEQPVVKDANGNVLRDGDTVTVIKDLKVKGSSLVVKVGTKVKNIRLVEGDHDIDCKIDGIGAMGLKSEFVKKA; this comes from the coding sequence ATGACAGCCCTGCCCCAATGCCCCCGTTGCGGCTCCGAACTCACCTATGAAGATGGCCAGATGTTCGTCTGCCCGGAGTGCGCCCATGAATGGCCACGTCAGGCGGCGGAGGCCTCCACCGACGAGCAGCCCGTGGTGAAGGATGCCAACGGCAACGTGCTTCGGGATGGGGACACCGTCACCGTCATCAAGGACCTGAAGGTCAAGGGCTCCTCCCTGGTGGTCAAGGTCGGCACCAAGGTGAAGAACATTCGCCTGGTGGAAGGCGACCACGACATCGATTGCAAGATCGACGGCATCGGGGCGATGGGGCTCAAGTCCGAATTCGTCAAGAAAGCCTGA
- a CDS encoding ProQ/FinO family protein, translating into MNTQPASKPLRRNALLEQLQAEFPVFRDYKPLAIGIHKQLMERKPDLDKNKVRTALHGHTASTRYLKALTEGAPRLDLDGQQAGEVTAEQQEVAVKTLRDRIKQVKERQKAEEAQRKAEEEAAKRQAKLEQLAEKFGKR; encoded by the coding sequence ATGAACACCCAGCCCGCAAGCAAACCCCTCCGCCGCAACGCCCTCCTCGAGCAGTTGCAGGCGGAGTTTCCCGTCTTCCGTGACTACAAGCCCCTGGCCATCGGCATCCACAAACAGTTGATGGAGCGCAAGCCGGACCTGGACAAGAACAAGGTGCGGACGGCCCTGCACGGCCACACGGCGTCGACCCGTTATCTGAAGGCCCTGACGGAAGGTGCGCCCCGCCTGGACCTGGACGGTCAACAAGCGGGGGAGGTGACGGCGGAGCAGCAGGAAGTGGCCGTGAAGACCCTGCGGGACCGCATCAAGCAGGTGAAGGAGCGCCAGAAGGCGGAAGAGGCCCAGCGCAAGGCAGAGGAGGAGGCTGCCAAGCGCCAGGCCAAGCTGGAACAATTGGCGGAGAAGTTCGGCAAGCGCTGA
- a CDS encoding D-tyrosyl-tRNA(Tyr) deacylase, whose translation MRALVQRVSEARVTVDSRVISRIGPGLLVLAGFEDVDTLADLDWMAIKLARMRIFADEGGVMNRSVTDVGGEILAVSQFTLYASTRKGNRPSWSRAATGEVSRPLFNQFVEALAQALGRPVAIGAFGADMQVGLVNDGPVTLMLDSRAPE comes from the coding sequence ATGAGGGCCCTGGTGCAGCGGGTCAGCGAAGCCCGGGTTACCGTGGACAGCCGGGTCATCAGCCGCATCGGTCCCGGACTCCTGGTACTGGCTGGCTTCGAGGACGTCGACACTCTGGCGGACCTGGACTGGATGGCGATCAAGCTGGCGCGGATGCGCATCTTCGCCGACGAGGGCGGCGTGATGAACCGCAGCGTCACCGACGTGGGCGGGGAAATCCTGGCCGTCTCCCAGTTCACCCTGTACGCCTCCACCAGGAAGGGCAACCGGCCCTCCTGGAGCCGGGCGGCAACGGGGGAGGTGTCTCGGCCGCTGTTCAATCAGTTCGTGGAGGCACTGGCCCAGGCCCTGGGGCGACCTGTGGCCATCGGGGCCTTCGGGGCGGATATGCAGGTGGGGCTGGTGAATGACGGGCCGGTGACGCTGATGCTGGACTCCAGGGCCCCGGAATGA